The DNA window TAGTATAAATCTGCTCGGCGATAATATTACTCCGTCATCTGGACACACACTCGAGCACAGATTGCTccgcggcgatggcggcgccaTCTCTTTCATCGCTCATCTTCTCCATGGACTTTTAGACGGAATATCCGTACTTTACATACATACACGAGAGCAGATTCGGGGCGTGGCTCCGACTTTGATTCTCGAAAACTTAGGTAACTTACACTGTAATTCCGAAGAGATCTTCATCCATTGGGTTACCGTAACTTACCGCGGTACACATCACACCTTCGGTCACACACCGCTTCTTTCTGTTCAGCCGACCCAGCTGTCTGGGCGACCGGTGGAGTGTGTTACGCCGTTCTCCACAACCCTGCGGTTCCATCCTGCCGGGATGGCCGCTGCAGCACCGCATTTTGACCTGCTCCGCTGCTGCAGAAAGCGGCAGATGATCCAGAAAACGGCGAGAGACGGTGTCGCAATGACTGAAACGACCGGTCAACCTTTCAAACATGATGCTTGTCTCGGTCACTCAGCCCTTCGGCCGTATTCAAGCCCTGCGAACCGTACTGTGTAAACGGAGTAGTCCGTACTGAGGAGTGCCTGCGTATGGCCTTGAGCCATTCTAGTCTCATAGTGAAAGCGAATTCCATCTTTTTGACAAGCCACCGAAGACAAGAATCAGTATTCAAGCCTGTATCTACACTGTAACGTTCCCCGCGAAAGTGAGATAGGTATCGATTAAAGGTCCcgcggtgctggccgaggctCTTTCCAGTGCACCGAAACGCGTCCGTCAAAAACACGACTCAAAATCGTCGCGCGAAGAAATGCTGAAACCAGTCCCATTCTATTCCTCCCATTTTCCCAGCCATAAAGCCATGCAACGCCTCCCCCTGAACGCAACCAATTTGTCCCAAGTAGTTCCCAGCGAAAACCAGTAAAACAGCCCGCTAAAAGCCTACCAGCGACACTCAATTCTCCACCATCCCCTCCGGCACGATGAacgccgccgcgaccgcgtCCCCCAGCAtcgcccgccggccgggccgccgacccgcgaacgcgccgccgccgctgtgcCCGCGGTTGTTCAGGTACGCGGgcgcctcctcgagcaggccgcgctgcgccCAGGCGGCGTAGCGCGCCGGCTCGATGACGCCCATCAGCCGCTCGGTCACGTAGAAGCGGCCCTGCACGTCGGGCTCGCCGCGCacggcccgcgccgccgcgaggacCCTATTTTTCGGCGATGTGAGCGTTAGTTAGTGCCTTCTTTTGGCTGATTGGGGGTTTTGTGGAAACAGCTCGTTGGAGCAGAGCAGCTGGCTGTCTTTTTGGAAGGTAGCAAGGCAGCAAAAAGAGCTTAGATGTGACGTACCAGGTCCAGCGCGCGCCCGGGTCTCGCTCGATCGCGTTGCGCGTCTTGAGCTCCTCAATGAAGACAGGGCCGAGCGAGTCGGCCGGGACGGCGTTGGTCGggggggcggtggtgggggcGCGGATTGGCCGGTAGAGGTTGCCTCTAAATTGGAGGCGCGTCGGTGTGgtggtcggggtcggggcgGTCGGTGTGAGGACTTCGATCTCGCTAACGAGCatgacgagggcggcgtccGGGGGTATGTCGCCGGCGACGGTCTGGTCCGGGATGCCGGAGGTTGGCTGCGCCGTGACGCGGATGGGGTCGCCGACGCGGAccatctcggcgccgaggtagACGCCGCCGTAATGCTGCACGTGGAAGGCGCCGTCGGGCGTAAGGCCCTGGGCGCGGAGGTCGAAGGTGGAAAACGCGTCGTTGATGGCACGGGCGCCCATCTTGGAGGCTTCCAGGCCGAGCACCTGGCGGTTGATGGCGCGCTTCTCCGGGTCCGGGTCTTGCGAGTAGCGGGCGATCAGGGCCTGCCAGTCGACCGTGTCAAACGTCTTGTCCCTGAGCTCGTCCGGGCTCGTGCCGGGGACGCTGAAGGTGAGGAACGGTCGCATGGATTGGCAGTCTTTGACCAGATTTGGCTGCCCCAGCAGGGCGTGACCCAACGGAGCGAGGGTGAAATGGTAGCCAGAATCGGGCGTATCTTGGTTGGGGAATGTGCCGGGGATCGCGGCGATGGAGAGGATCACGCCTAGACGCCAGGCTGTGTGCTTGTACCAAACCAGTTCGCCGACGCGGAAGACGTTGGTCAGGCTGGTCGTCCCTGGAGGCGGAAGCTGAtcctggtgctgctgctgctgctgctgctgctgctgctgttgttgttgttgtcgttgctGGGGGGCCTGCTGagacggcgtcggcctggGCGCAGCGGGGGGAGCCTGGGCCACCGTGGCGGGTCCTTGAGCAACGGCTGCATTCGCGCCCTGGTACCTCTCCTCGGCAGCCCTCAGCTTCTCGAGAAGTTTGGGGCACAGGTCGCAGGGACACTGGCTGATGTCGGCCGAGTCGCTGACCAGCCACAAGGCATGCAGGGCGAActcgccgggggtgcggtAGTTGGCCTTGGGGCCTGCCGGATGGCCGTACAGGTAGTAGTCCCGACCGCCATCCTTTCTGAGGGCGCACCGCAGCTCGTAGCCCCTGGGGAAGCCGGCGAGCTTGTACTGGCGCGCTGGTGGCGCGAGAGTCAGCATCAACATCCGCTTGTCGAGAGACTTCTGTCTGAACGTACTGTCGCCCTGTGGGCCGACCTGGTTCTGCAGATGGCCGGCCACGATGACCTCCCAGCGCTCGAGCTGGGCCACATCGGCGTCATTGTCCGGGCTCAGCGCCGTGTGGTCCAGCTTCGTGTATCCCTGGCCATCGCTGCGCGCGATGTGGATCGGCCAGTACTCGCCACCAGCGTCGCCTTGTGATGCTGCACTTGCCATGTTCCAGGAGGGGACAAAAGAAGCCCAGTCGTCGTGTTTCGTGCTTGGTATCTTGGGGGCACAGACGAAAGGAGTGGGAGTCACTGGAACTCGCACGTGAGCGTTTCCTTTGTTGCCTCCATGGTATTGGAGTGCATCTTTTGTGGGTTGACTGGGCCCCTCCAAAtcggggtcgtcgttaaagaggtcccgccaagactaatttcggagactgccgcgtacaagtaattacaaatcggcaggccacgacgacttcgagcaacatcaacaacgaacaatcgcaaagactcgtcgcaacaacttgataaaaactcaaccaaatcgaaaaaaaagaaaacgaggataacccgtaccctaactataacccgtatcctaaccttaacctaaaccctacCTAGTAGaggggctagcgccgctCCCCGTACCCCGGtgaactaacccttggcgatagagcaaacgccttggcgatggtggctatgtaataacgttgtaaaaactcagccgacaattggccgaaattagtcttggcgggacctctttaacgtctacccaAATCGggtagtgtactgtaccaCAGCAGAAAGGCATGGGTACCTTACTGTGGGAGTGCGACAGCTGAGTGCCCCACTTCAGCTCCTTACGCAGGAGGCACAGTATTCCGTAAATAGGTGCCCACGGGCAACCTATCACCTTACCTTGCTGTATGGAGTATTGAAGGTTGTTGTGAGC is part of the Thermothielavioides terrestris NRRL 8126 chromosome 2, complete sequence genome and encodes:
- a CDS encoding uncharacterized protein (Same as Protein ID 2108679 Gene model fgenesh_kz1_kg.chromosome_1_#_2638_#_18523. Contains conserved domain Clr2[pfam10383], Transcription-silencing protein Clr2; Clr2 is a chromatin silencing protein) — translated: MASAASQGDAGGEYWPIHIARSDGQGYTKLDHTALSPDNDADVAQLERWEVIVAGHLQNQVGPQGDTRQYKLAGFPRGYELRCALRKDGGRDYYLYGHPAGPKANYRTPGEFALHALWLVSDSADISQCPCDLCPKLLEKLRAAEERYQGANAAVAQGPATVAQAPPAAPRPTPSQQAPQQRQQQQQQQQQQQQQQHQDQLPPPGTTSLTNVFRVGELVWYKHTAWRLGVILSIAAIPGTFPNQDTPDSGYHFTLAPLGHALLGQPNLVKDCQSMRPFLTFSVPGTSPDELRDKTFDTVDWQALIARYSQDPDPEKRAINRQVLGLEASKMGARAINDAFSTFDLRAQGLTPDGAFHVQHYGGVYLGAEMVRVGDPIRVTAQPTSGIPDQTVAGDIPPDAALVMLVSEIEVLTPTAPTPTTTPTRLQFRGNLYRPIRAPTTAPPTNAVPADSLGPVFIEELKTRNAIERDPGARWTWVLAAARAVRGEPDVQGRFYVTERLMGVIEPARYAAWAQRGLLEEAPAYLNNRGHSGGGAFAGRRPGRRAMLGDAVAAAFIVPEGMVEN